One region of Quercus lobata isolate SW786 chromosome 2, ValleyOak3.0 Primary Assembly, whole genome shotgun sequence genomic DNA includes:
- the LOC115973856 gene encoding protein STRUBBELIG-RECEPTOR FAMILY 8-like, with amino-acid sequence MYVGIMPSGMKAAIKRLNEGIELHNFIDEIFWKAKIRHPNLVSTVGCCDRGDECLVYEYCVNGDLSSWLLGDKRTVILTWERRMQIFIGIARGLWFLHTNPLEKLVHGDIMLANILLTEKLEPKISDPILSNYKLKKTETMETTANDVFNFGVVLLQLLTGRKPESLVKEARNAIMKGGSISAMADPCLNGAYIVTEFQNVLSIAVQCTTPNEQERPNMEEVLQKLEETHILSLNFKSNCKNF; translated from the exons ATGTACGTTGGAATAATGCCAAGTGGAATGAAAGCAGCAATCAAGAGACTTAATGAGGGCATTGAGCTTCACAATTTTATTGACGAGATTTTCTGGAAAGCGAAAATAAGGCATCCTAATTTGGTGAGTACTGTGGGATGTTGTGACAGAGGAGATGAGTGTCTTGTTTATGAGTACTGCGTCAATGGTGATCTTTCAAGCTGGCTTCTCG GTGACAAAAGGACAGTAATCTTGACATGGGAGCGGCGGATGCAGATATTTATTGGCATTGCCAGGGGCTTATGGTTTCTTCATACCAATCCATTGGAAAAATTAGTTCATGGAGACATAATG TTAGCAAACATATTACTGACTGAGAAACTAGAGCCTAAGATTTCAGACCCCATATTATCAAACTACAAGTTAAAGAAGACCGAAACGATGGAAACCACCGCAAAtgatgttttcaattttggggTTGTGCTACTTCAACTTTTGACAGGAAGAAAGCCAGAATCTCTGGTTAAAGAG GCAAGGAATGCAATAATGAAAGGAGGAAGCATAAGTGCCATGGCAGATCCATGCTTAAATGGGGCTTATATTGTAACTGAATTTCAAAATGTATTATCAATAGCTGTTCAATGTACTACTCCAAATGAACAAGAAAGACCAAACATGGAAGAAGTCTTACAGAAACTTGAAGAAACCCATATTTTAAGTCTAAACTTCAAATCCAACTGcaagaatttttga
- the LOC115977245 gene encoding putative disease resistance protein At1g50180, protein MAQNAYYIAGKIVELLGSLIYEELSSTWGVQSDLKKLECTVLAIKAVLLDAEEKQESDHRLNDWLGQLKDVLNDAENVLDEFQYQILQKEVMKRSRSTRKKEFNTTHNQ, encoded by the exons ATGGCTCAAAATGCATATTACATTGCAGGGAAGATCGTGGAGCTGCTTGGCTCCCTTATTTACGAGGAGCTCAGCTCAACATGGGGCGTACAAAGCGATCTGAAAAAGCTTGAGTGCACCGTGTTAGCCATTAAGGCTGTACTCTTGGATGCTGAGGAGAAGCAAGAAAGTGACCATAGGCTGAACGATTGGCTAGGACAGCTCAAAGATGTCCTTAATGATGCGGAGAATGTCCTGGATGAATTTCAATATCAAATTCTGCAGAAGGAAGTAATGAAGAGAAGCAGGAGCACTCGCAAAAAG GAGTTCAACACAACTCACAACCAATAG
- the LOC115977247 gene encoding omega-6 fatty acid desaturase, chloroplastic yields MACRVADSMFLFMAPHQKPSGSHKILAHCSPGICYLKGERVIQKGIRHQQFLLPKRKSRVIQAVAIPVVPSPADTAEYRKQLAESYGFEQIGEPLPDNIKIKDIINTLPKKVFEIDDVKAWKSVLISVTSYALGLLMISKAPWYLLPLAWAWTGTAATGFFVIGHDCAHKAFSSNKLVEDIVGTLAFLPLIYPYEPWRFKHDQHHAKTNMLSEDTAWHPVWKEEFESSPILRKAIIIGYGPLRPWMSIAHWLMWHFNLNKFRPSELKRVKISLACVFAFIAIGWPLIIYKTGIMGWVKFWLMPWLGYHFWMSVFTMVHHTAPHIPFRYSNEWNAAQAQLNGTIHCDYPRWVEILCHDISVHIPHHISPRIPSYNLRAAHKSLQENWGKYLNEATWNWRLMKTILTECHVYDQEQNYVPFDKLAPEESQPITFLRKALPDYA; encoded by the exons ATGGCTTGCAGAGTTGCTGACTCTATGTTCCTTTTCATG GCCCCCCATCAAAAGCCAAGTGGAAGTCACAAAATTTTAGCCCATTGTTCTCCAG GCATATGTTATCTGAAGGGGGAAAGAGTTATCCAGAAGGGAATCAGGCACCAGCAATTTTTACTTCCAAAGAGAAAGAGTAGAGTAATACAAGCTGTTGCAATTCCAGTTGTACCATCTCCAGCAGACACTGCTGAGTATAGAAAACAATTAGCTGAAAGCTATGGTTTTGAGCAAATTGGAGAACCACTTCCtgacaatattaaaataaaggaTATCATTAATACCCTTCCAAAAAAG GTTTTTGAGATTGATGATGTGAAAGCATGGAAATCAGTGTTAATATCAGTCACTTCCTATGCATTGGGACTCCTCATGATTTCAAAAGCCCCATGGTATCTACTTCCTTTGGCTTGGGCATGGACTGGGACTGCAGCAACAGGG TTCTTTGTTATAGGACATGATTGTGCTCACAAAGCATTTTCAAGTAACAAATTAGTGGAAGACATTGTTGGAACCTTGGCCTTTTTGCCGCTAATATACCCATATGAGCCATGGAGATTTAAGCACGATCAACATCATGCAAAAACAAACAT GTTGAGTGAAGATACAGCTTGGCACCCTGTTTGGAAAGAGGAATTTGAATCATCTCCTATTTTGCGCAAGGCAATTATAATTGGATATGGGCCACTTAGACCGTGGATGTCTATAGCTCACTG GTTGATGTGGCACTTCAATTTGAACAAGTTCAGACCAAGTGAATTGAAAAGGGTGAAGATAAGCTTGGCTTGTGTGTTTGCTTTTATCGCAATTGGATGGCCATTGATTATCTACAAGACGGGGATCATGGGATGGGTCAAGTTCTGGTTGATGCCATGGTTGGGCTATCACTTTTGG ATGAGTGTTTTCACCATGGTCCATCATACAGCTCCTCACATACCATTCAGATATTCAAATGAGTGGAATGCTGCTCAGGCCCAGCTTAATGGAACAATTCATTGTGATTACCCTCGATG GGTTGAGATTCTCTGTCATGATATCAGTGTCCACATCCCCCACCATATTTCTCCAAGGATACCAAGCTATAATCTGCGGGCAGCCCACAAGTCTCTTCAAGAAAATTGGGGAAAG TATCTGAATGAGGCTACTTGGAATTGGCGTTTGATGAAGACGATATTGACCGAATGCCATGTTTATGATCAGGAGCAAAATTATGTTCCTTTTGACAAACTTGCCCCTGAAGAATCTCAGCCAATCACATTTCTCAGGAAAGCATTGCCTGATTATGCTTAA
- the LOC115977248 gene encoding BTB/POZ domain-containing protein At2g24240 codes for MGIQKDRVRFNVGGRIFETSSTTLANAGRNSFFGAIFDENWTLQSDHSDEYFIDRNPDCFAVILDLLRTGELYIPANIPEKLLYREALFYGLLDHVRSAKWGQFDGNRLQLSESITGQAPGDGTAIRAGPDGGCCVAHGSMVHVYDWMLEEHAPITLDYQRVNDVGWIDSENIVISVCERLGRGDGGMGLFSSSTGELRDKFQVSHENQVKSFTAGALSFSSDYKIFSSCKGRSNEYGIGVWDQVTGKQIDFFYEPPGWSLGDADKLQWLHGSNCLLVATLFPRKDNCYISLLDFRDKKMVWSWSDSGAPITVDEKRVRDAIAMEENSSICVVNEFEDLGFMDLRSTAGSIRWSSRSRLMKGNNNMPDEPCYPKVALHEGQLFSSMNDCISVFCGPEWVLTSRLRHRRSSGGSICDFSIGGDRLFALHSEENVFDIWETRPPPII; via the coding sequence ATGGGAATCCAGAAAGACAGAGTGAGATTCAATGTTGGAGGTAGAATCTTTGAAACATCTTCAACAACCCTTGCCAACGCTGGCCGAAATTCATTTTTTGGAGCGATATTTGATGAGAATTGGACTCTACAATCTGATCATTCCGATGAATACTTCATTGATCGGAACCCGGATTGCTTTGCAGtcattcttgatcttctcaGAACTGGAGAGCTTTACATTCCTGCCAATATCCCAGAAAAGCTTCTCTACAGAGAGGCTCTGTTCTATGGCCTTCTTGACCATGTACGCTCTGCGAAATGGGGTCAATTTGATGGCAATAGATTGCAGCTTTCGGAATCAATAACAGGTCAAGCACCAGGAGATGGAACGGCAATTCGAGCCGGTCCAGATGGTGGTTGCTGTGTTGCACATGGTAGCATGGTTCATGTGTATGATTGGATGCTAGAAGAGCATGCACCAATTACTCTTGATTACCAAAGAGTGAATGATGTTGGTTGGATTGACTCGGAGAACATTGTGATAagtgtgtgtgagagattaGGCCGTGGAGATGGTGGGATGGGTTTGTTTAGTTCATCAACGGGGGAGCTGAGGGACAAGTTTCAAGTCAGTCATGAGAATCAAGTTAAGAGCTTTACAGCTGGGGCTTTGAGTTTCAGTTCAGATTATAAGATATTTTCTAGTTGCAAAGGTAGGAGCAATGAGTATGGGATTGGAGTTTGGGACCAAGTAACTGGAAAACAGATTGATTTTTTCTATGAGCCACCTGGTTGGTCACTTGGTGATGCTGACAAACTACAGTGGTTACATGGGAGTAACTGTTTGTTGGTTGCAACTTTGTTTCCTAGGAAGGACAACTGTTACATTAGTTTGTTGGATTTTAGGGACAAGAAGATGGTTTGGTCTTGGTCTGATAGTGGAGCTCCTATAACTGTGGATGAGAAACGGGTTAGAGATGCAATAGCAATGGAAGAGAATAGCTCTATCTGTGTGGTGAATGAATTTGAGGATTTGGGATTCATGGATTTGAGAAGCACTGCTGGGAGCATAAGGTGGAGCTCAAGAAGCCGGTTGATGAAGGGTAATAATAATATGCCTGATGAGCCTTGTTACCCTAAGGTGGCATTACATGAAGGGCAGCTATTTTCATCAATGAATGATTGCATATCAGTGTTTTGTGGTCCTGAATGGGTATTAACATCTCGGCTACGACATCGACGAAGCTCTGGAGGTTCAATATGTGATTTTTCGATTGGGGGTGATCGCCTTTTTGCACTGCATAGTGAGGAAAATGTGTTTGATATATGGGAAACCCGACCCCCGCCGATTATATGA